CGTGGTGCAGTGGTAAAGCTTTTGTTAACAAGGAGGAGTGCATAGGTTGTTCTATATGTGTGAAAACCTGCCCTGTTGGTGCTGTTAGTCAGGAGGTTTAATAGTCATGAAATATGATGTTGTTGTTGTGGGTAGCGGA
This genomic stretch from Candidatus Thermoplasmatota archaeon harbors:
- a CDS encoding 4Fe-4S binding protein, whose protein sequence is MVKPKAKVDSSKCLACCGCISVCPQDAITWCSGKAFVNKEECIGCSICVKTCPVGAVSQEV